The following are encoded in a window of Ensifer adhaerens genomic DNA:
- a CDS encoding ABC transporter ATP-binding protein: protein MADHLLEVRDLSVEFHTAVGVVKAVRNISYHLDRGETLAILGESGSGKSVSSSAIMNLIDMPPGRISSGEILLDGVDLLPMPAQERRKVNGRRIAMIFQDPLSHLNPVYTVGWQIREALTTHGTDAAKAASEALRLLTRVGIPDPERSLDKYPHEFSGGQRQRVMIAMALALRPDLLIADEPTTALDVTVQAEVLALLEELQRETGMAVLIITHDLGVVAEIADRVVVMEKGVLVEAGTVREVYKNPQHPYTKKLIAAAPGKGEMHVPAARAEPVLSVRDVRKRYGSFEALKGLSFDLMPGETMAVVGESGSGKSTLARILLRLDEPDSGSALWKGRDLFTMSPTELYKLRRDLQMVFQDPTQSLNPRMTVYQLISEAWVIHSDILPKAKWRERVADLLVQVGLGPEHMGRYPHQFSGGQRQRIAIARALALEPQLIICDEAVSALDVSVQAQVIALLDRLRKEMGIAFIFIAHDLPVVRDFADHVMVMQKGNIVELGTVREVFDAPQQDYTRALLAAGLDPDPDVQAAHRAARLQRAS from the coding sequence ATGGCTGACCATCTCCTTGAAGTTCGCGACCTGTCGGTCGAATTCCACACCGCAGTCGGCGTCGTGAAAGCGGTCCGCAATATCTCCTACCATCTCGACCGTGGCGAGACGCTCGCAATCCTTGGCGAGAGCGGATCCGGCAAGTCGGTCTCCTCCTCGGCGATCATGAACCTGATCGACATGCCGCCGGGACGCATCAGCTCGGGCGAGATCCTGCTCGACGGCGTCGACCTGCTGCCAATGCCGGCGCAGGAAAGGCGAAAGGTCAACGGGCGCCGTATCGCCATGATCTTCCAGGACCCGCTGAGCCATCTTAACCCGGTCTATACCGTGGGCTGGCAGATCCGCGAGGCGCTCACCACCCACGGGACCGACGCCGCGAAAGCCGCTTCCGAGGCGTTGCGGCTGTTGACCCGGGTCGGCATCCCCGACCCGGAGCGCTCGCTCGACAAATATCCGCACGAATTCTCCGGCGGCCAGCGCCAGCGCGTCATGATTGCGATGGCATTGGCACTCAGGCCAGATCTCCTGATCGCCGATGAGCCGACGACGGCGCTCGACGTCACCGTGCAGGCCGAAGTGCTCGCGCTGCTTGAGGAATTGCAGCGAGAGACCGGCATGGCGGTCCTCATCATCACCCACGACCTCGGCGTGGTCGCGGAGATCGCCGATCGCGTGGTGGTGATGGAAAAAGGCGTTCTGGTCGAAGCCGGCACGGTGCGCGAGGTCTACAAGAACCCGCAGCATCCCTATACCAAGAAGCTGATTGCCGCCGCCCCAGGCAAGGGCGAGATGCATGTGCCAGCCGCTCGCGCCGAACCCGTTCTTTCAGTTCGCGACGTGCGCAAACGCTATGGTTCCTTCGAGGCGCTGAAGGGCCTGTCCTTCGACCTCATGCCCGGCGAGACCATGGCCGTCGTCGGCGAGAGCGGGTCAGGCAAGTCGACGCTGGCGCGCATCCTGCTTCGCCTCGACGAACCGGATAGTGGCAGCGCCTTGTGGAAGGGCCGCGACCTCTTCACGATGTCGCCCACGGAACTCTACAAGCTGCGCCGCGACCTGCAGATGGTCTTCCAGGACCCGACGCAGTCGCTCAATCCGCGTATGACCGTTTACCAGCTCATTTCCGAGGCCTGGGTCATTCATTCGGATATCTTGCCCAAGGCGAAATGGCGCGAGCGGGTGGCTGATCTTCTTGTGCAGGTCGGTCTCGGCCCGGAGCACATGGGCCGCTACCCACATCAGTTTTCCGGCGGCCAGCGCCAACGCATCGCAATTGCCCGCGCACTCGCACTCGAGCCGCAGCTGATCATCTGCGACGAGGCGGTCTCGGCGCTTGACGTTTCGGTGCAGGCGCAGGTGATCGCGCTGCTCGACCGGCTGCGCAAGGAAATGGGTATCGCCTTTATCTTCATCGCCCACGATCTGCCGGTGGTGCGCGACTTTGCCGACCACGTCATGGTCATGCAGAAGGGCAACATCGTCGAGCTTGGCACGGTGCGCGAGGTGTTCGACGCGCCGCAGCAAGACTATACGCGTGCGCTGCTTGCAGCCGGCCTCGACCCCGATCCCGACGTCCAGGCCGCTCATCGCGCCGCCCGTCTTCAGCGCGCGTCCTGA
- a CDS encoding transcriptional regulator — METDGPDVVFSAKELELRLLGPMKLMRRGVAVPLPPSRKVRALLAYLALTPGSVPRERLCHLLWQVPSDPRGELRWSLSKIRLLMDTDGRKRVITANDRISLDLEDCDIDARHIQEARRRGIGNLDLEALRPIAGRCGGDLLEGVEIDNSPAFEHWLTSVRSEFRLYALEIAAEIGKKTPVGGEDGLPAARQWLDLAPLDADANLRFLAELSRRRMGDACNRHLDAAARLFADEGEDFAPIREAWERLRPLSRQPAVVVVSDGVGRPSEPIHVTVARRASIAVMPFRELVAGGAGRNDLGSAVAHDVISKLARLRSLFVIARGSVFAIAGEGLELPEIGRRLGVDYVATGFLEQHELGIAVNVEVAEAATAHIVWTERFEARAAEHFAVVDEISNSIVSSIAAEIENEERNRAILKPPDSLDAWEAYHRGLWHMFRFTAEENERAAEFFRLSTRLDPTFSRAHAGLSFTHWQRAFQRWGDRDGETRDALKAAGQSLLVDDQNPAAHWSMGRALWLTGDHDQAVRALEHSVLLSPNFALGHYALSFVHAQSGDPAAAITASDYSRLLSPYDPLLFGMLGTRAIALIRLDAFEEAADWAIKAAARPNAHVHILAIAAHCLALAGRLSEARSYAARIRLQKPDYRTDNFLDAFHFTPDVIARYRQVAALIGLAT, encoded by the coding sequence ATGGAAACGGATGGCCCGGACGTGGTTTTTTCGGCAAAGGAGCTGGAACTGCGGCTGCTCGGGCCGATGAAACTCATGCGCCGCGGGGTGGCCGTGCCGTTACCGCCGTCGCGCAAGGTGCGCGCGCTGCTCGCTTATCTGGCCCTGACGCCAGGTTCGGTTCCTCGGGAACGGCTCTGCCATCTGCTCTGGCAAGTGCCGAGCGATCCGCGCGGTGAATTGCGCTGGAGCCTGAGCAAAATCCGCTTGCTCATGGACACGGATGGCCGCAAGCGCGTGATCACGGCTAACGACCGGATTTCACTCGATCTCGAAGACTGTGACATCGACGCACGCCACATCCAGGAAGCAAGGCGGCGCGGTATCGGAAACCTCGATCTGGAGGCGTTGCGGCCGATTGCTGGACGATGCGGAGGCGATCTGCTCGAAGGGGTCGAGATCGACAACAGCCCTGCCTTCGAGCACTGGCTGACATCGGTGCGGAGCGAGTTTCGCCTATACGCGCTGGAGATCGCGGCAGAAATCGGCAAGAAAACACCCGTCGGCGGTGAGGACGGCTTGCCGGCAGCCCGGCAATGGCTCGACCTCGCGCCGCTCGACGCAGACGCAAATCTCCGCTTCCTGGCGGAACTGTCCCGCAGGCGGATGGGCGACGCCTGCAACCGGCATCTCGATGCGGCAGCGCGCCTCTTTGCCGATGAGGGCGAGGACTTCGCGCCGATCCGAGAGGCATGGGAACGCCTCAGGCCCCTGTCCCGACAACCGGCGGTCGTCGTCGTTTCTGACGGTGTTGGCAGACCTTCCGAGCCCATCCACGTGACGGTCGCGCGCCGCGCCTCGATTGCCGTCATGCCGTTCCGCGAACTTGTCGCGGGCGGGGCGGGCCGGAACGATCTCGGCAGCGCGGTCGCGCATGACGTCATCAGCAAGCTGGCGCGCCTGCGCAGTCTCTTCGTTATTGCCCGAGGCTCTGTTTTTGCCATCGCTGGCGAAGGGCTCGAACTGCCGGAAATCGGCCGCCGGCTCGGCGTCGACTATGTCGCCACCGGCTTCCTGGAACAGCACGAACTCGGGATCGCAGTGAACGTGGAGGTCGCAGAGGCGGCCACCGCCCATATCGTCTGGACTGAGCGGTTCGAGGCGCGCGCGGCCGAGCACTTTGCCGTCGTCGACGAGATCAGCAACAGCATCGTGTCGTCGATCGCCGCTGAAATCGAGAACGAAGAGCGCAACCGCGCGATCCTGAAGCCTCCGGATTCGCTCGACGCCTGGGAGGCCTATCATCGCGGCCTCTGGCACATGTTTCGCTTCACCGCCGAGGAAAACGAGCGCGCCGCCGAGTTCTTCCGCCTTTCGACACGCCTCGATCCAACCTTCTCACGCGCCCATGCCGGGCTGTCCTTCACCCACTGGCAAAGGGCATTCCAGCGCTGGGGCGACCGCGACGGCGAGACCCGGGACGCGCTCAAGGCCGCCGGGCAGAGCCTCTTGGTTGACGATCAGAACCCCGCCGCGCACTGGTCGATGGGGCGTGCCCTCTGGCTGACCGGAGACCACGACCAGGCGGTGCGCGCACTGGAGCACTCGGTCCTTCTCAGCCCCAATTTCGCCCTCGGGCACTATGCGCTCTCCTTCGTGCACGCGCAGTCCGGCGACCCCGCAGCGGCGATCACCGCATCTGATTACTCGCGGCTTTTGAGCCCCTACGACCCGCTGCTGTTCGGCATGCTCGGCACCCGCGCGATTGCCCTCATCCGGCTGGACGCCTTCGAGGAGGCTGCAGACTGGGCGATCAAGGCGGCAGCCCGTCCGAACGCGCATGTGCACATCCTCGCGATCGCAGCCCATTGTCTTGCGCTCGCCGGACGCCTCAGTGAGGCTCGCAGCTACGCGGCCCGCATCCGCCTGCAGAAGCCGGATTACCGGACGGACAATTTCCTCGACGCCTTCCACTTCACACCCGACGTCATCGCCCGATATCGCCAAGTGGCGGCCTTGATCGGGCTGGCGACCTGA
- a CDS encoding ABC transporter permease codes for MTLQTADTVVTEEPRFATRMFRMLLADKFALCAAIFLLFVLIIAIIGPTWLGDLATKQNLRGRNAVPFDWERGWVWWMGADALGRPLLARIIVATQNTLMVAAGAVALSATVGTFLGLVAGFSSPRVNQIIMRLADVIMSFPSLLIAVIVLYILGSSILNLMLVLAITRIPVYLRTTRAEVLEIRERMFVQAARVMGASSKRILFRHILPVVLPTLTTLATLDFAYVMLAESALSFLGIGIQPPEITWGLMISQGRQYLTNAWWLSFWPGLAIILTTMSLNLLSNWLRIALDPVQRWRLEMKGRKNG; via the coding sequence ATGACCCTGCAGACCGCCGATACCGTTGTTACCGAAGAACCGCGCTTTGCGACCCGCATGTTCCGCATGCTGCTTGCCGACAAATTCGCGCTTTGCGCCGCGATCTTCCTGCTTTTCGTTCTCATCATCGCAATCATCGGGCCGACCTGGCTCGGCGATCTCGCGACCAAACAGAACCTTAGAGGCCGCAACGCCGTGCCTTTCGACTGGGAGCGCGGCTGGGTCTGGTGGATGGGGGCCGATGCCCTCGGGCGGCCGCTGCTTGCCCGCATCATCGTTGCCACCCAGAACACGCTGATGGTGGCCGCCGGTGCCGTCGCGCTTTCAGCAACCGTCGGCACCTTCCTCGGCCTTGTCGCCGGCTTTTCCTCGCCGCGCGTCAATCAGATCATCATGCGGCTCGCGGACGTGATCATGTCCTTTCCGTCGCTGCTGATCGCGGTCATCGTTCTCTATATTCTCGGCTCGTCGATCCTGAACCTCATGCTGGTGCTGGCGATCACACGCATCCCGGTTTACCTGCGAACCACACGCGCCGAAGTGCTGGAAATCCGTGAACGCATGTTCGTGCAGGCCGCGCGCGTGATGGGCGCATCAAGCAAGCGCATCCTGTTCCGCCACATTCTGCCTGTCGTGTTGCCGACGCTGACGACGCTTGCGACGCTCGACTTCGCCTATGTGATGCTGGCCGAAAGCGCGCTTTCGTTCCTCGGTATCGGCATCCAGCCGCCGGAAATCACCTGGGGCCTGATGATCTCGCAGGGACGTCAGTACCTCACCAACGCATGGTGGCTTTCGTTCTGGCCCGGCCTTGCGATCATCCTTACCACCATGTCGCTAAACCTCTTGTCGAACTGGCTGCGCATCGCGCTCGACCCAGTGCAGCGCTGGCGTCTTGAAATGAAAGGTCGCAAGAATGGCTGA
- a CDS encoding dihydrodipicolinate synthase family protein codes for MTKQAFVALVTCFNDDETINYQATRAQVRRQVAAGNNIMCAGTNGDFTALTYEEKVRLTEEVVDEVGGRVKVIVNAGMPATFETVKLAREFDRIGVDGIAVITPFFIACTQDGLVRHFSTVADAVKTPVYLYDIPARTQNHIEPDTARALAGHGNIAGIKDSGGAKETLEAYLQIANEVDGFEVYSGPDHLVLWALQNGAAGCISGLGNAMPDVLAGILKAFNAGDIVEAQKQQATFAAFRTDLYALGFAPAMVKRALYLQDASVGASRQPALLPNKAQDEQIAEILERYRLLQRL; via the coding sequence ATGACCAAGCAAGCCTTCGTCGCCCTCGTGACCTGCTTCAACGACGACGAGACCATTAACTACCAGGCGACGCGCGCCCAGGTCCGCCGACAGGTCGCAGCCGGCAACAACATCATGTGCGCCGGAACCAACGGTGACTTCACCGCGCTGACATACGAGGAAAAGGTGCGCCTGACGGAGGAGGTGGTTGATGAGGTCGGCGGCCGCGTCAAGGTGATCGTCAATGCCGGCATGCCTGCCACCTTCGAGACAGTAAAACTCGCCCGAGAATTCGACCGGATCGGCGTCGACGGGATCGCAGTGATCACGCCGTTCTTCATTGCCTGCACCCAGGATGGCCTTGTCCGTCATTTCTCGACCGTCGCCGATGCCGTGAAGACGCCAGTCTACCTCTATGACATACCCGCCCGCACGCAGAACCATATCGAGCCCGACACGGCGCGCGCCCTTGCCGGCCACGGCAACATTGCCGGCATCAAGGATTCCGGCGGCGCGAAAGAAACTTTGGAAGCCTATCTGCAGATTGCCAACGAAGTCGATGGTTTCGAAGTCTACTCCGGCCCCGATCATCTCGTGCTCTGGGCACTGCAGAATGGTGCGGCTGGCTGCATCTCGGGCCTCGGCAACGCCATGCCGGATGTGCTTGCAGGTATCTTGAAGGCCTTCAATGCCGGCGACATTGTCGAAGCGCAGAAGCAGCAGGCAACCTTTGCTGCCTTTCGGACCGACCTCTATGCACTCGGCTTTGCCCCGGCGATGGTCAAGCGCGCCCTCTACCTGCAGGATGCATCTGTCGGCGCAAGCCGACAGCCAGCACTTCTGCCAAACAAGGCACAGGACGAACAGATCGCTGAAATCCTTGAACGATACCGCCTTCTCCAGCGGCTCTAA